A single window of Pseudomonas benzenivorans DNA harbors:
- the gabD gene encoding NADP-dependent succinate-semialdehyde dehydrogenase has translation MQLKDTQLFRQQAYIDGQWLDADSGQTIKVNNPATGEILGSVPKMGAAETRRAIEAADRALPAWRALTAKERANKLRRWFELLMENQDDLGRLMTLEQGKPLAEAKGEIAYAASFIEWFAEEAKRVYGDVIPGHQPDKRLIVLKQPIGVTAAITPWNFPAAMITRKAGPALAAGCTMVIKPASQTPFSALALVALAERAGIPKGVLSVVTGSAGEVGGELTSNPIVRKLSFTGSTEIGRQLMAECAKDIKKVSLELGGNAPFIVFDDADLDKAVEGALISKYRNNGQTCVCANRIYVQDAVYDAFAEKLAAAVAKLQIGNGLEEGVTTGPLIDDKAVAKVQEHIADALGKGAKLLTGGKPHSLGGSFFEPTILTDVPMNAAVAKEETFGPLAPLFRFKDEADVIAMSNDTEFGLASYFYARDLGRVFRVAEALEYGMVGINTGLISNEVAPFGGVKASGLGREGSKYGIEDYLEIKYLCLGI, from the coding sequence ATGCAACTGAAAGACACCCAACTGTTCCGCCAGCAAGCCTATATCGATGGCCAGTGGCTCGACGCGGACAGCGGCCAGACCATCAAGGTCAACAACCCCGCCACCGGCGAGATACTCGGCAGCGTGCCGAAGATGGGCGCCGCCGAAACCCGCCGCGCCATCGAGGCCGCCGACCGTGCGCTGCCGGCCTGGCGCGCGCTGACTGCCAAGGAGCGGGCCAACAAGCTGCGCCGCTGGTTCGAGCTGCTGATGGAGAACCAGGACGACCTCGGCCGCCTGATGACCCTGGAGCAGGGCAAGCCGCTGGCCGAGGCCAAGGGCGAGATCGCCTATGCCGCCTCCTTTATCGAGTGGTTCGCCGAGGAGGCCAAGCGCGTCTACGGCGACGTGATTCCCGGCCACCAGCCGGACAAGCGCCTGATCGTGCTCAAGCAGCCGATCGGCGTCACTGCCGCCATCACCCCGTGGAACTTCCCGGCGGCGATGATCACCCGCAAGGCCGGCCCGGCCCTGGCCGCCGGCTGCACCATGGTCATCAAGCCGGCCTCGCAGACCCCGTTCTCCGCCCTGGCCCTGGTCGCCCTGGCCGAGCGCGCCGGCATCCCCAAGGGTGTGCTCAGTGTTGTCACCGGCAGCGCCGGCGAAGTCGGCGGCGAGCTGACCAGCAACCCCATCGTGCGCAAGCTGAGCTTCACCGGCTCTACCGAGATCGGCCGCCAGCTGATGGCCGAGTGCGCCAAGGACATCAAGAAGGTGTCGCTGGAGCTGGGCGGCAACGCGCCCTTCATCGTCTTCGACGATGCCGACCTGGATAAAGCAGTGGAAGGCGCGCTGATCTCCAAGTACCGCAACAACGGCCAGACCTGCGTCTGCGCCAACCGCATCTATGTGCAGGACGCGGTCTACGATGCCTTCGCCGAGAAACTGGCCGCCGCGGTGGCCAAGCTGCAGATCGGCAACGGCCTGGAAGAGGGCGTCACCACCGGCCCGCTGATCGACGACAAGGCCGTGGCCAAGGTCCAGGAGCACATCGCCGATGCCCTGGGCAAGGGCGCCAAGCTGCTCACCGGCGGCAAGCCGCACAGCCTGGGCGGCAGCTTCTTCGAGCCGACCATCCTCACCGACGTGCCGATGAATGCCGCGGTGGCCAAGGAGGAGACCTTCGGTCCGCTGGCGCCGCTGTTCCGCTTCAAGGACGAGGCCGATGTGATCGCCATGTCCAACGACACCGAGTTCGGCCTGGCCTCCTACTTCTACGCCCGCGACCTGGGTCGGGTGTTCCGCGTGGCCGAGGCCCTGGAGTACGGCATGGTCGGCATCAACACCGGGCTGATCTCCAACGAGGTGGCGCCGTTCGGCGGGGTCAAGGCCTCCGGCCTGGGCCGCGAAGGCTCGAAGTACGGCATCGAGGACTACCTGGAGATCAAGTACCTCTGCCTGGGTATCTGA
- a CDS encoding polysaccharide deacetylase family protein: protein MPLDRPALCAPASGSIMVHVVVNVEHWCFDQAMPRTLLTPPHGRQSVPDIPNFSWVEYGMRCGLPRMIEALQSRGIRASTSFNASVIDAYPRAAEALLNAGWEFIGHGIHQRGVQDEQNEAGIIQGALDKIEAFTGTRPRGWLSPGLRETEETPELLKQAGIDHVFDWVLDDLPAWMSTRQGPLLSVPYNLELNDSVIYAVEKHSSPEFFERLATTLALFEHESLTQPRVLALGLHPHLMGVPHRFAYFERMLDLLQRSPQVCFMTGTQIADWYTAQVPAEPLQGK from the coding sequence ATGCCCCTCGACCGGCCAGCGCTCTGCGCGCCGGCCTCGGGCTCCATCATGGTGCACGTTGTGGTCAACGTTGAGCACTGGTGCTTCGACCAGGCCATGCCGCGCACACTCCTCACCCCGCCCCATGGGCGGCAGTCGGTTCCGGACATTCCGAACTTCTCCTGGGTCGAGTACGGCATGCGTTGTGGGCTTCCACGCATGATCGAGGCCCTTCAGAGCCGAGGGATTCGGGCCTCGACCAGCTTCAATGCCAGCGTCATAGACGCCTATCCCCGGGCGGCGGAAGCCTTGCTGAACGCGGGTTGGGAGTTTATCGGGCATGGTATTCATCAGCGTGGGGTTCAGGACGAACAGAACGAGGCGGGGATCATCCAGGGCGCGCTGGACAAGATCGAGGCCTTTACCGGCACCCGTCCGCGTGGCTGGCTGAGCCCCGGCCTGCGTGAAACGGAGGAGACGCCGGAGCTGCTGAAGCAGGCCGGCATCGATCACGTCTTCGATTGGGTGCTCGATGACCTGCCGGCATGGATGTCCACTCGCCAGGGACCGTTGCTCTCGGTTCCGTACAACCTCGAGTTGAACGACTCGGTTATCTACGCCGTGGAGAAGCACTCGTCGCCGGAGTTTTTCGAGCGTCTCGCCACTACCCTGGCGCTGTTTGAGCACGAGTCGCTGACCCAGCCCCGTGTCCTCGCCCTGGGGCTGCATCCGCATCTGATGGGGGTGCCCCACCGCTTCGCCTACTTCGAACGGATGCTCGACCTGCTGCAGCGGTCCCCGCAAGTCTGTTTCATGACCGGGACCCAAATCGCCGACTGGTATACCGCGCAGGTGCCTGCCGAGCCGCTCCAGGGAAAGTAG
- a CDS encoding enoyl-CoA hydratase produces MEPGTINLNLDGRIARVDICNPLRHNAMSLAMWRRLGDIVTELNERTDVHLIVLRGEGGRAFVSGADISEFATLRSSDEAVKAYDEAVDRAQTALQDCVHPVIAVIEGYCFGGGIGLALSCDLRYATTTAKFRMPAARLGLGYALRGMQRAVSILGPAQATELFFSARDYSAAEAQESGLVHRALDTEGFDEAVEALIGRVAANAPLSLRAAKLAIRSAAHVEVPAVAADAIARQVELCFRSEDYAEGRQAFAERREPRFAGR; encoded by the coding sequence ATGGAACCGGGAACGATCAACCTGAACCTGGACGGCAGGATCGCGCGGGTCGACATCTGCAATCCGCTGCGGCACAACGCCATGTCGTTGGCGATGTGGCGCAGACTCGGCGATATCGTCACGGAGCTGAACGAGCGAACCGATGTCCACCTGATCGTCTTGCGCGGGGAGGGCGGCCGGGCCTTCGTCTCCGGCGCTGACATCAGCGAGTTCGCGACGCTGCGCTCCAGCGACGAGGCGGTAAAGGCCTATGACGAGGCGGTCGATCGTGCGCAGACCGCCCTGCAGGACTGTGTGCATCCGGTCATCGCCGTGATCGAGGGGTACTGCTTCGGCGGCGGTATCGGTCTGGCGCTGTCATGTGACCTGCGCTACGCGACGACGACCGCGAAATTCCGCATGCCGGCTGCGCGCCTGGGGCTCGGCTACGCACTGCGCGGCATGCAGCGTGCCGTCAGCATTCTCGGTCCGGCGCAGGCCACGGAGCTGTTCTTCTCCGCCCGGGATTACAGCGCGGCAGAGGCCCAAGAGAGTGGTCTGGTGCATCGGGCCCTGGACACCGAGGGGTTCGATGAGGCCGTCGAGGCCCTGATTGGCCGGGTCGCGGCCAACGCGCCCCTGTCCTTGCGCGCGGCGAAACTGGCGATTCGCAGTGCCGCGCATGTCGAGGTGCCAGCCGTTGCCGCGGACGCCATTGCCCGGCAGGTGGAGCTGTGCTTTCGCAGCGAGGACTACGCTGAAGGGCGCCAGGCCTTTGCCGAGCGCCGGGAACCCAGATTTGCAGGGCGCTGA
- a CDS encoding TetR/AcrR family transcriptional regulator — translation MQQLDRVSSASLSYQPVSSVTPASEQLRLIALELFVTQGFSGVSVRKLASAIGLQAGSLYNHIDSKQALLYELIEDHEEELLYVLRRRTGQGDDPRQAVRDYVECYIRFLLANRLGAALSQFEFRSLSLAQQQHISAVRERYHDLLAEMIREGMRRRLFAVCNELAVVHALIAMLDGAPDCPPSNGPSSVEWLIEHFQSLVLRALTAEGLAPS, via the coding sequence ATGCAACAGTTAGATCGAGTGTCCTCCGCGAGCCTCAGTTATCAACCGGTATCGTCGGTTACACCCGCCAGTGAACAGCTGCGCTTGATAGCCCTGGAGCTTTTTGTAACTCAGGGCTTTAGCGGCGTCAGCGTGCGCAAGTTGGCGAGCGCGATCGGCCTGCAGGCCGGCTCACTTTATAACCATATAGACAGTAAACAAGCCCTGCTCTATGAGTTGATCGAAGACCATGAGGAGGAGTTGCTGTATGTGCTGCGCAGGCGCACGGGGCAGGGCGACGACCCGCGCCAGGCTGTGCGCGATTACGTCGAGTGCTACATCCGCTTTCTCCTGGCCAACCGTTTGGGCGCGGCGCTAAGCCAGTTTGAGTTTCGCAGTCTGAGTCTTGCCCAGCAGCAACATATCAGTGCCGTGCGTGAGCGATATCACGACTTGCTGGCTGAAATGATCCGCGAGGGTATGCGCCGAAGGCTGTTCGCCGTGTGCAATGAATTGGCCGTGGTTCATGCACTGATTGCCATGCTCGATGGTGCGCCGGACTGCCCGCCGTCAAATGGACCGTCATCTGTCGAGTGGTTGATTGAGCACTTCCAGTCGCTGGTGTTGCGGGCTTTGACAGCCGAGGGCCTCGCACCGTCTTGA
- a CDS encoding DMT family transporter has product MLNAHLSMLLWALLVALSFFAVAELGSDLDALPLIALRLLLSGLLFLPLLWRRRRRIGARALAVHALLGGLLAAHFASMFEALKHTGTLDIAMLFVTVPLLTLGCERLLLGIPVLGRLWPNLLAASGALALLALDQARFDAYAYGLYGLGCLALALYAPLTLRLKPWLGEQRSAASLACGNLLGGGVLLALLSLPGQRWQSLQWMTAADLGWIVYLAISATLVTFWLLHRAIHSLPPATVVAYSYMGSLFALLLQALWFQQAPSAMACAGAALILLGMAWQAYPASGVPVQEQG; this is encoded by the coding sequence ATGTTGAACGCCCATCTCAGCATGTTGCTCTGGGCGTTGCTGGTGGCGTTGTCATTCTTCGCGGTCGCCGAGCTCGGATCGGATCTGGATGCACTGCCCCTGATTGCCTTGCGTCTTTTACTGTCGGGCCTGCTGTTCCTGCCCCTGCTGTGGCGGCGACGGCGCCGAATAGGCGCGCGGGCCTTGGCGGTTCACGCATTGCTCGGCGGATTGCTGGCGGCCCATTTCGCCAGCATGTTTGAAGCGCTCAAACATACCGGGACACTGGATATCGCCATGCTGTTTGTCACGGTGCCGCTGCTCACGCTTGGCTGCGAGCGCCTTCTGCTGGGCATCCCGGTGCTGGGGCGACTCTGGCCAAACCTGCTGGCCGCAAGCGGCGCGCTGGCGCTGTTGGCGCTCGACCAGGCCCGCTTCGACGCCTACGCCTACGGCCTTTATGGGCTCGGTTGCCTGGCGCTGGCGCTTTACGCGCCGCTTACCCTGCGTCTGAAACCCTGGTTGGGCGAGCAGCGCAGCGCCGCCTCGCTTGCCTGCGGCAACCTGCTGGGCGGCGGTGTGCTGCTGGCGCTGCTGAGCCTGCCTGGACAACGCTGGCAGAGCCTGCAATGGATGACTGCGGCCGATCTCGGCTGGATCGTCTATCTGGCGATCAGCGCCACCCTGGTGACGTTCTGGCTGTTGCATCGCGCCATCCACAGCCTGCCACCTGCCACGGTAGTCGCCTACAGCTACATGGGCAGCTTGTTCGCCTTGCTGCTGCAAGCACTGTGGTTTCAGCAGGCGCCATCTGCCATGGCCTGCGCCGGGGCCGCGCTGATACTGCTTGGCATGGCCTGGCAGGCCTACCCCGCTAGTGGGGTGCCGGTTCAGGAGCAAGGCTGA